Proteins from a genomic interval of Dama dama isolate Ldn47 chromosome 1, ASM3311817v1, whole genome shotgun sequence:
- the CNTF gene encoding ciliary neurotrophic factor, with protein sequence MASAEHSLLPPRRRDLCSRSIWLARKIRSDLTALVDSYMKHQGLNGNVNLDSLEGVPPASSSRWGELTEAERLQENLQAYRAFHGMLARLLEDQRAHFTPAEDDFHQAIHTVLLQVAAFAYQLEELMALLEHRVPPSEAGGPPLLAGEAGLFEKKLWGLKVLRELSQWTVRSVHDLRAISRQSGVPARGGRSATKDKRTCPLMPLSAGLGTAPTGLPQPAAVSTAVADRPRSPDLPERRVGRCLGEKGQTLHQPPSGVSHAEGDPESARPGGLMGLRPAPRDRACTALGPGSRAQGRRVRVRPGLDCSLSCV encoded by the exons ATGGCTTCTGCGGAGCATTCACTGCTCCCCCCTCGCCGCCGGGACCTGTGTAGCCGCTCCATCTGGCTAGCACGGAAGATCCGTTCAGACCTGACTGCTCTGGTGGACTCTTAC ATGAAGCACCAGGGGCTGAACGGGAACGTGAACCTGGACTCCCTGGAAGGTGTGCCGCCGGCCAGCTCCAGCAGATGGGGCGAGCTGACCGAGGCGGAGCGGCTGCAGGAGAACCTCCAGGCCTACCGCGCCTTCCACGGGATGTTGGCCCGGCTGCTGGAAGACCAGCGGGCGCACTTCACCCCAGCGGAAGACGACTTCCACCAGGCCATCCACACCGTCCTCCTCCAGGTGGCCGCCTTCGCGTACCAGCTGGAAGAGCTGATGGCGCTGCTGGAGCACCGGGTGCCCCCCAGCGAGGCCGGCGGGCCGCCCCTTCTCGCTGGGGAGGCTGGGCTCTTTGAGAAGAAGCTGTGGGGCCTCAAGGTGCTGCGGGAGCTTTCTCAGTGGACGGTGAGGTCCGTGCACGACCTGCGGGCCATCTCCCGACAAAGTGGGGTCCCCGCGCGTGGGGGCCGTTCTGCCACCAAGGACAAGAGAAC GTGCCCGCTGATGCCCTTGAGTGCGGGCCTGGGCACAGCGCCCACCGGGTTGCCTCAGCCCGCTGCAGTCAGCACCGCAGTGGCCGACAGGCCCCGCAGCCCAGACCTCCCTGAGCGGCGTGTAGGGCGCTGCTTGGGTGAAAAAGGCCAAACCCTGCACCAGCCGCCCTCTGGCGTCAGTCACGCGGAGGGC GACCCCGAGTCAGCCAGGCCCGGCGGCCTGATGGGTCTGCGTCCCGCGCCCCGGGACCGAGCGTGCACAGCGCTCGGGCCAGGCTCCCGCGCGCAGGGAAGGCGGGTGCGCGTCAGACCGGGACTGGACTGCAGTCTGAGCTGCGTGTAA